A part of Carassius carassius chromosome 4, fCarCar2.1, whole genome shotgun sequence genomic DNA contains:
- the LOC132140021 gene encoding glycerol-3-phosphate acyltransferase 3-like isoform X1 — MTARIILCFAFFPVELLAFHETSVCSGSGLVRVVMEGFWAVFFPVLRVWFTCLVVLIMLPAMFGISLGITETYMKILLKTLEWATHRIQRASRAEEILKQSASNGLIQRDNSSLEQEIEELRRNRPKSAERGDFTLSDVLYFTKKGIESIVEDDVTQRFTSEELQSWNLLTRTNNNFQYISLRLTVLWGVGVLVRYCILLPLRITLTAIGLSWLVIGTTMVGFLPNFRVKGWLSELVHLMCYRICARGLSATIHYHNKQNRPKRGGICVANHTSPIDVVILANDGCYAMVGQVHGGLMGVLQRAMERSCPHIWFERAEMRDRHLVTQRLRDHVNNKTKLPILIFPEGTCINNTSVMMFKKGSFEIGGTIYPVAIKYDPQFGDAFWNSSKYSMVSYLLRMMTSWAIVCNVWYLPPMTQEEGEDAVQFANRVKSTIAQQGGLVDLAWDGGLKRAKVKDSFKEQQQKKYSHMVVGDDSSD; from the exons ATGACAGCGAGGATCATTCTCTGCTTTGCTTTCTTTCCTGTAGAGCTGCTGGCATTTCATGAAACCAG TGTATGTAGCGGAAGTGGTCTGGTCCGTGTGGTTATGGAGGGGTTTTGGGCTGTGTTTTTCCCCGTGCTGAGGGTCTGGTTCACCTGTCTGGTGGTCTTGATCATGCTGCCTGCCATGTTTGGGATCTCTCTGGGCATCACTGAGACCTACATGAAGATCCTTCTCAAAACCTTAGAG TGGGCAACACACAGAATCCAAAGGGCAAGTAGAGCAGAGGAGATACTGAAACAGTCCGCATCAAATG GTTTAATTCAGCGGGATAATTCATCTTTGGAGCAGGAGATCGAAGAGTTGCGTCGAAATCGTCCGAAGTCGGCCGAGCGTGGGGACTTCACTCTGAGCGACGTCTTGTACTTCACCAAGAAAGGCATTGAGAGCATTGTGGAAGACGATGTCACTCAGAGATTCACCTCTGAGGAGCTGCAGTCCTGGAACCTCCTCACCCGAACCAACAACAACTTCCAGTACATCTCTCTCAGACTCACTGTACTGTGGGGAGTTGGTGTGCTCGTGAGATACTGCATACTGCTTCCTCTACG GATTACACTTACAGCTATAGGGCTGAGCTGGCTGGTGATTGGCACAACGATGGTGGGTTTCCTCCCAAATTTCAG AGTGAAGGGTTGGTTGAGTGAGCTGGTCCACTTGATGTGCTACAGGATCTGTGCAAGAGGCCTTTCAGCTACCATTCACTACCACAACAA ACAGAACAGGCCTAAGAGAGGAGGCATCTGTGTAGCTAATCACACTTCGCCCATCGATGTCGTTATTCTGGCTAATGATGGCTGTTATGCAATG GTAGGGCAGGTTCATGGTGGTTTAATGGGGGTCCTCCAGCGGGCCATGGAGAGATCTTGCCCTCATATCTGGTTTGAGAGAGCAGAGATGAGAGACCGCCACCTAGTGACACAGAG GTTAAGAGatcatgtaaataacaaaaccaaGCTGCCAATACTCATCTTCCCTGAGG GAACTTGCATCAATAATACATCAGTAATGATGTTTAAAAAGGGAAGTTTTGAAATTGGAGGAACTATATACCCCGTGGCTATAAAG tATGACCCTCAGTTTGGAGATGCTTTCTGGAACAGCAGTAAATATAGCATGGTGAGCTATCTGCTGCGAATGATGACGAGCTGGGCTATAGTCTGCAACGTCTGGTATCTGCCTCCAATGACACAGGAG GAAGGAGAGGATGCTGTGCAGTTTGCCAACAGAGTGAAATCAACCATTGCACAACAAGGAGGTTTAGTGGACTTGGCCTG GGATGGGGGTCTGAAGAGGGCAAAGGTGAAGGATTCGTTTAAGGAGCAACAGCAGAAGAAGTACAGTCACATGGTGGTGGGTGACGACAGCAGTGACTGA
- the LOC132140021 gene encoding glycerol-3-phosphate acyltransferase 3-like isoform X2, protein MEGFWAVFFPVLRVWFTCLVVLIMLPAMFGISLGITETYMKILLKTLEWATHRIQRASRAEEILKQSASNGLIQRDNSSLEQEIEELRRNRPKSAERGDFTLSDVLYFTKKGIESIVEDDVTQRFTSEELQSWNLLTRTNNNFQYISLRLTVLWGVGVLVRYCILLPLRITLTAIGLSWLVIGTTMVGFLPNFRVKGWLSELVHLMCYRICARGLSATIHYHNKQNRPKRGGICVANHTSPIDVVILANDGCYAMVGQVHGGLMGVLQRAMERSCPHIWFERAEMRDRHLVTQRLRDHVNNKTKLPILIFPEGTCINNTSVMMFKKGSFEIGGTIYPVAIKYDPQFGDAFWNSSKYSMVSYLLRMMTSWAIVCNVWYLPPMTQEEGEDAVQFANRVKSTIAQQGGLVDLAWDGGLKRAKVKDSFKEQQQKKYSHMVVGDDSSD, encoded by the exons ATGGAGGGGTTTTGGGCTGTGTTTTTCCCCGTGCTGAGGGTCTGGTTCACCTGTCTGGTGGTCTTGATCATGCTGCCTGCCATGTTTGGGATCTCTCTGGGCATCACTGAGACCTACATGAAGATCCTTCTCAAAACCTTAGAG TGGGCAACACACAGAATCCAAAGGGCAAGTAGAGCAGAGGAGATACTGAAACAGTCCGCATCAAATG GTTTAATTCAGCGGGATAATTCATCTTTGGAGCAGGAGATCGAAGAGTTGCGTCGAAATCGTCCGAAGTCGGCCGAGCGTGGGGACTTCACTCTGAGCGACGTCTTGTACTTCACCAAGAAAGGCATTGAGAGCATTGTGGAAGACGATGTCACTCAGAGATTCACCTCTGAGGAGCTGCAGTCCTGGAACCTCCTCACCCGAACCAACAACAACTTCCAGTACATCTCTCTCAGACTCACTGTACTGTGGGGAGTTGGTGTGCTCGTGAGATACTGCATACTGCTTCCTCTACG GATTACACTTACAGCTATAGGGCTGAGCTGGCTGGTGATTGGCACAACGATGGTGGGTTTCCTCCCAAATTTCAG AGTGAAGGGTTGGTTGAGTGAGCTGGTCCACTTGATGTGCTACAGGATCTGTGCAAGAGGCCTTTCAGCTACCATTCACTACCACAACAA ACAGAACAGGCCTAAGAGAGGAGGCATCTGTGTAGCTAATCACACTTCGCCCATCGATGTCGTTATTCTGGCTAATGATGGCTGTTATGCAATG GTAGGGCAGGTTCATGGTGGTTTAATGGGGGTCCTCCAGCGGGCCATGGAGAGATCTTGCCCTCATATCTGGTTTGAGAGAGCAGAGATGAGAGACCGCCACCTAGTGACACAGAG GTTAAGAGatcatgtaaataacaaaaccaaGCTGCCAATACTCATCTTCCCTGAGG GAACTTGCATCAATAATACATCAGTAATGATGTTTAAAAAGGGAAGTTTTGAAATTGGAGGAACTATATACCCCGTGGCTATAAAG tATGACCCTCAGTTTGGAGATGCTTTCTGGAACAGCAGTAAATATAGCATGGTGAGCTATCTGCTGCGAATGATGACGAGCTGGGCTATAGTCTGCAACGTCTGGTATCTGCCTCCAATGACACAGGAG GAAGGAGAGGATGCTGTGCAGTTTGCCAACAGAGTGAAATCAACCATTGCACAACAAGGAGGTTTAGTGGACTTGGCCTG GGATGGGGGTCTGAAGAGGGCAAAGGTGAAGGATTCGTTTAAGGAGCAACAGCAGAAGAAGTACAGTCACATGGTGGTGGGTGACGACAGCAGTGACTGA